A stretch of DNA from Staphylococcus equorum:
ATTGCGTCGTATACAGAGGAATCACCATGTGGATGATATTGTCCAATGACATCACCGACAGTTTTAGCACTTTTACGGAAATTTCTATCATACGTATTTCCACTTGAATACATTGCATATAAAATACGTCTTTGAACAGGTTTGAGCCCATCACGAACGTCTGGCAATGCACGTTCTTGAATGATGTATTTACTGTACCTACCGAATCGATCGCCAATAACATCTTCTAGCGATAAATCTTGAATTATTTCACTCAATTTATTTCCTCCTCATCGGGGTTTTCCTGTTCTAGAATTTGAATTTCATTATTATCCAAAATACTTTGTTCTTGTTGTAAGCCAAATTCAACATTTTTTTCAATCCATTCACGTCGTGGTGCTACTTTATCACCCATTAACGTTGTAACACGTTTAGAAGAACGCAATTCATCTTCAATTTGTACTCTAATTAATGTTCGCGTTTCAGGATTCATTGTTGTTTCCCACAATTGATCAGCGTTCATTTCACCCAGACCTTTATAACGTTGTAATGTAAAGCCTTTACCTAATTTATCTTGTAATTGCTCTAATTCTTCGTCAGTCCAAGCATACTCAATTTTTCTCGAAGCACCTTTACCTTTTTCTAATTTATATAAAGGAGGTAGCGCAATAAATACTCTTCCAGCTTCTACTAAAGGTTTCATATACTTAAAGAAGAATGTTAATAACAATACTTGGATATGTGCGCCATCGGTATCAGCATCTGTCATGATAATGATTCGATTATAATTGCTATCTTCAATCTTAAATTCATTACCGACACCTGCACCAATTGTATGGATAATTGTGTTGATTTCTTCATTTTTGAATATATCATCAAGTTTAGCTTTCTCTGTGTTTATTACTTTACCTCTTAGCGGTAATATAGCTTGATACTTACGATCTCTTCCTAATTTAGCAGAACCACCTGCTGAGTCACCCTCTACTAGGTATATTTCTTTCTTCTCAGTATTTTTACTTTGTGCAGGTGTTAACTTCCCTGAAAGCAATGTATCTTTACGTTTGTTTTTCTTGCCTGAGCGTGCATCTTCTCTTGCTTTACGTGCTGCTTCTCTCGCTTGTTGAGCTTTCAGTGCTTTTTTCACTAGAGATTTAGATAATTGCCCTTTTTCTTCTAAATAATACGGCAATTTGTCAGACACAACAGAATCAACTGCACTTCTAGCTTCTGGAGTACCCAATTTAGACTTGGTTTGGCCCTCGAATTGAAGTAATTCTTCCGGAATACGTAATGATATAATTGCTGTAAGTCCTTCTCTTATATCATTACCATCTAGATTCTTGTCTTTCTCTTTTAATTCGTTAATACGTCGTGCATAGTCATTAAACACACGAGTCATAGCTGATTTAAATCCAACTTCATGCGTGCCGCCATCTTTAGTACGTACATTATTAACGAAACTCAAGATACCTTCTGAATATTGATCGTTGTATTGAAATGCTACTTCTACTTCAATTTTATTCGCTTCACCTGAAAAATTAGCGACTTCGTGTAATACTTCTTTGCCTTCATTAACATAACTCACAAATTCTTTAATGCCATCTTCATAGTGGTAAACATCTTCACGTTCTTTACCAGCTCTTAAATCTCTAAGCGTGATTTTTAGGCTTTTAAGTAAAAAAGCCGACTCTTGCAATCTTTCACTTAACATATCGTAATTAAATGAAGTTGCTGCTTTGAAAATTTCAGGATCCGGTTTAAACGTTACTTTCGTCCCTGTTCTTTTTGTTTTACCGTGTTTTTCAAGTCCTGATGATGGTTTACCGCCATTTTTAAAACTTTGGGTATATATCGTACCATCTCTATAGATTTCAACCTCTAACCATTCACTTAGCGCATTGACAACTGATGCACCTACGCCGTGTAAACCACCTGAAGTCTTATATCCCCCTTGTCCAAACTTACCGCCTGCGTGAAGTACCGTGAAAATGACTTGAACTGTAGGCTTCCCTGATGTGTGGATACCTGTGGGCATGCCTCGTCCATTATCTTCTATAGTAATACTTTCATCTTTATTGATAGTTACTATAATTTCACTACCAAAACCGTTTAATACTTCATCGACGGAATTATCGACAACTTCATACACTAGATGATGTAATCCACGTTTATCGGTAGAACCAATATACATACCAGGTCTTTTTCTTACGGCCTCTAACCCCTCAAGAACCTGAATGGAATCATCCGAATAGTTATTTTGTTTATTCATTGCCAATCGTTTCGCCCTCCTACAAACATACGTTCGTTTTTAAAACTATACATTAGTTATTCTTATATAAATCTGGATAAATTGCAAGCACCAAATCAATTTTCAAAAAATAATTCATTTCTATATGAAAATTTTTATTCGTCTTATTATGGTCTTATATGGTAAAATAATTTTAATGTCATTAAAGGATGTGGATTATATATGATGATGATTATAATCATGTTGATACTAAGTTACCTCATTGGTGCATTTCCAAGTGGCTATGTAATAGGGAAATTATTTTATAAAAAAGATATCAGACAATTTGGTAGTGGCAACACTGGCGCGACAAATAGCTTTAGAGTATTAGGTAAACTAGCAGGATTCCTAGTTACTTTCTTAGACATATTTAAAGGTTTCATTGTTGTCTTCTTCCCACTATGGTTACCTGTCAGTGCAGAAGGTCCTATTAGTTCATTTTTCACAAATGGATTAATCGTTGGTGCTTTCGCAATTTTAGGTCATGTATATCCAGTTTACCTTGGATTCAAAGGCGGTAAAGCCGTTGCTACAAGTGCTGGCGTTATACTCGGTATGAATCCTATCTTATTAATTATATTAGCAGCTATTTTCTTTATAATATTGAAGTTAACAAAATATGTTTCGCTTTCAAGTATTATTGCGTCAATCTGTTGTCTTATTGGTGCTGTACTCATTCGAGACATCATCTTGGTTATCGTTAGCATCGGTGTGGTTGTATTACTAATCATTAGACACCGTTCTAATATTGTAAGAATATTCAAAGGTGAAGAACCTAAAATAAAATGGATGTAACTATTACACAAGTCACTATGTAAACAATCAAGTAATTAAAAAAAGCTAGAGGACATCATTGTCTCCAGCTTTTTATTTTTAGCTTAAGACCCCTAACATCCACATACGAAGAAGTAATTTCTCCGATCACTTTAAAACATCATTACTTCTATTATACTACTAATGTAGCGCTTTAACATAGATTTTCGCTATTTCACATATGTCTAAATTGTTTTTAAATAATTTTCTAATAATTTATGCTATAATATCTTTAGTATTACTCAAAACGGGTAATGTATATAATACTAATTTTTAGATTAGTGACTAACTATCATAAGTTAAGCACTTGTGAACCGAAAGGAGACTTTTATTATGGAAATAGAACTTTCAAATAATGCAGTGTCTTGGTTTAAAGAGGAACTTGAATTACCCGAAGGTGACAAAGTCTTACAATTTTTCGTTCGTTATGGTGGAGAATTCCAGTTAAAACAAGGATTTAGCCCTGCCTTTAGCGTAGACAAAAAAGATGAAGTTGAAATTGGTTAC
This window harbors:
- the parE gene encoding DNA topoisomerase IV subunit B, producing the protein MNKQNNYSDDSIQVLEGLEAVRKRPGMYIGSTDKRGLHHLVYEVVDNSVDEVLNGFGSEIIVTINKDESITIEDNGRGMPTGIHTSGKPTVQVIFTVLHAGGKFGQGGYKTSGGLHGVGASVVNALSEWLEVEIYRDGTIYTQSFKNGGKPSSGLEKHGKTKRTGTKVTFKPDPEIFKAATSFNYDMLSERLQESAFLLKSLKITLRDLRAGKEREDVYHYEDGIKEFVSYVNEGKEVLHEVANFSGEANKIEVEVAFQYNDQYSEGILSFVNNVRTKDGGTHEVGFKSAMTRVFNDYARRINELKEKDKNLDGNDIREGLTAIISLRIPEELLQFEGQTKSKLGTPEARSAVDSVVSDKLPYYLEEKGQLSKSLVKKALKAQQAREAARKAREDARSGKKNKRKDTLLSGKLTPAQSKNTEKKEIYLVEGDSAGGSAKLGRDRKYQAILPLRGKVINTEKAKLDDIFKNEEINTIIHTIGAGVGNEFKIEDSNYNRIIIMTDADTDGAHIQVLLLTFFFKYMKPLVEAGRVFIALPPLYKLEKGKGASRKIEYAWTDEELEQLQDKLGKGFTLQRYKGLGEMNADQLWETTMNPETRTLIRVQIEDELRSSKRVTTLMGDKVAPRREWIEKNVEFGLQQEQSILDNNEIQILEQENPDEEEIN
- the plsY gene encoding glycerol-3-phosphate 1-O-acyltransferase PlsY; translated protein: MMIIIMLILSYLIGAFPSGYVIGKLFYKKDIRQFGSGNTGATNSFRVLGKLAGFLVTFLDIFKGFIVVFFPLWLPVSAEGPISSFFTNGLIVGAFAILGHVYPVYLGFKGGKAVATSAGVILGMNPILLIILAAIFFIILKLTKYVSLSSIIASICCLIGAVLIRDIILVIVSIGVVVLLIIRHRSNIVRIFKGEEPKIKWM
- a CDS encoding HesB/YadR/YfhF family protein, producing the protein MEIELSNNAVSWFKEELELPEGDKVLQFFVRYGGEFQLKQGFSPAFSVDKKDEVEIGYENNYEGLDVVIAEKDLWYFKDDNLFIDINDSVDEISYTTK